The Cuculus canorus isolate bCucCan1 chromosome 5, bCucCan1.pri, whole genome shotgun sequence DNA segment AGAGCTTGTAGAGCAGTCACTGTGGAACTTTTAGCACTGGCACGGTGCCTTGGCTTGGTGAGCTCTGGGAGGACCCGAGCTGGTGCCTGGTGCGTTGGACATGCAGAAGATGAGGTGTGGgtatttctcctttccatttGGAACCTTTCCCAGCTACTGGCTTATCGATGTGTGTGTTGAAGCGAAAGCAAACAGTCTGTTTGTTCTCTTTGCGAGCTTTCAGCTGGAAAGAATTCCGGAGATAGGAAGTGGGGTGTggacttttttaaaagcaaaacatactTGAGGAGAACTGAAGGGGAATGGGAGTGGCAGCTCCtgtggggtctgtggggctggTGGTCTCACTGTTTTTCATCTGTAATAGCCGCGGAGTGAGGAGCTGCTGTGTTCTGTGCAGGTGCAGCACTGCCTGGGCTCCGTTAGTCACTGGGACCTGGCTGAGCGGCGAGGGCTCcgctgggcaccctgggcccGGCTGCAGGTGGTGCTGGCCAAGATGGGAGCCCAGCGTGGGCTGGGAGGGTTGGACAGGACgcagccaggctgggctgggctggcagggagatCAAATGAAGAGTGGGAGGCAGCTGGAGTCTGTCCTGAGGGGCAGGAGGAACCCCTGGCACCTTGTGTGTGAGAGCGAGGGCCCACGTGGACAGGGCTGGCCTTGAAGGATTGTGGTGGCCCCGTGGTGCTGATTCCTTTGTGTGGGCATCATTAATGTGGTGGCTCTCTGCACAGTCATTGCCTGAGCCAGCCCAGCAAGGCGTGGAGGGTATGTTTAACGTAGATTATTGTGCAAAGCAGCTGATGATTTGTGCTGCAGAGGAGATCTCAATATGTTTGGACATAATTCTTTATTTGGAATTCACTTCTACCAGACTCAGACAGGAAAACTGTTGTGGTTCACCTCAATCTCAAATTGTGATTGTTTTTTTAGAGTAACCAGTGATTTATATGTGCAGATGTTGAAATGTATGAGTGCTATTAACATTCTTTCAATTGTGAATGAGGCTTGTGTGTGAAGCTGGTCCAGTTGCTGAGCATTTGTGGTGAAATGTATGATGCCTGAAGCACTTGGGAGACTCTTAGCTGACAATTCACACCCAGGTTCTGCTTGAGCCTTCCCTGTGTGAATACtgaatctttttatttctgcagggTCGCGTACCACAAACCAGCGGGGACCTCAGCCATGGAGAACACAGATAACACGGAGGAGGAGAAGCCAACTGTGAGCAACGACAGCGCAGACAATGTCGCTGAAATGACAACGGAGGAACAGCAGATGGACTTCAGTACGGAGATCATGAGTGTAACCGAGATGGAACAATCACCTGATAGTTCCCCTGACCTGAATGAAGACAACACGCAGGAGAGTGAAATTCCAAATATTGAAAGTTTGCAGACATCGGATGTTGAGGCTGGCTTCCCTCCGGATTTTGACAAGTTCTGGAAGGTAGTGGAGGACAACCCCCAGGATTTCACAGGATGGGTGTACCTGCTGCAGTACGTGGAGCAGGAGGTTAGTGCCGCCCTCTCCTTCCTTAGCCTTCCCGAAAATAAACAGGGAGCACCAAACCAAGTCGCGGTTACTTGATGACAAATCAGGCTTCGTGGACGCTGTTCTGAGACAGTTGCCCTTGCCAGTGtcatcacaaaataaaaacagtcatTTTGAAGACAATGTTTAGACAGTAGTTGTTTCTGAAGTAACGGGAAGGTACTTAAGCAAAGGATTCATGGCTTCTGTTGTGTGTTTCTTGCAGAACCACTTACCAGCTGCCAGGAAAGCATTTGACAGGTTTTTCACGCATTATCCATATTGCTACGGGTACTGGAAAAAGTACGCCGACCTCGAAAAGCGACACGACAACGTTAAGCAGTCGGACGAGGTATGTAGGTAGCTGGCGCAGCAGTTGCCGTTGGCCGTGTTGGCCACGTAATGACTAACCTGCCGCCAGTCGCTTGGCTGCCAGTGCCTGCCCTCCGCAGCCAGGTTTGTAGGGGTTTTGTTTGCACTTGTCACCGCTGTGGCATTTGTAgctaatgttttttctctttgttggcAGGTGCGTTAAACCTCTACAGTTTGTCAAGCTTTGCAGTGCAAGCCTCTGTATTACACTGCAGCTTAACAAGTAGGGGCAGGGCTTTTCTGTCGCTTACGTTTATTACTCGTTTTCAAAACAATATAGTTGGTTTGCTGGTCACAATTGCTCCATCTTATTGCATTTTTGGTCAGACGCTGTCAATGATGCTCTAATGGGTCTGTGCCCTATGGTCTGTACCCCAAAGCCTGCCCACACAACCTGGTCAGAATGCAGGGACCGCTGCGCTTTGAAGATCAAGACTCTGCACGTGGAGATCAGAACATTGCCATGTTCTATCCAACCTCCACCCAAATGGTAATGGTagattatttaaacaaaattccaGTAATTAGTATTTCTAAGGTTCACCGGACAACACAGTGTTGCCTCTCTATTAGGACGCCGTTAAGTATGTGAAGTACAGTCCATGTTCTCTTCTTAGGTTTATCGCAGAGGGCTTCAGGCAATTCCTCTTAGTGTTGATCTTTGGATACATTATATAAACTTCCTAAAGGAGACACTGGACCCTGCTGATCCCGAAACCAACAGTACCATCCGCGGGTAAGTGGGCAGCGGACAGAGTGACGGAGGCAGCCCCTACGTGCACTCACGTAGCAGCATGAGCAGCTCAATGTGTTTAAGCTGAGGGATGAGATAACAGCAGCTCACAGTTACTCCAAGAACTTCTTGGAGCCAGATTCCATAAGTAGGGGCAGACAGTACCGTGTGGTACAAGGGTCAAAGGTGGAGGCTTGAGAGCTTCCGACAGGACATTAGGAAATACATAATATAGCACCGGAACAGTTTCCCCATGGAATTTTTGGGACTTCAGCTCCTTGGAGGTGTGGCTGAAATGTGTCTGTCCTCCTCTGTGCTGGCAGTGTCCTGGTTAGAATGGGAGGTTGGGCAGAGTTTGACCTCAAACCTTAATCTCACTTAACTGCAGCAGCTCCTACCAGCACGGTGGATGTACAGCTTCTGTGTTACACTGCCAGAGCAGTGGGGTCAGGATCCTTACAAGAAAGAAGTGGTAGAAATACcaaatcatttaggttggaaaagacttttaaggtcatcgagtccaaccatgaaCCCAACACTGCCAGGTTCACCACTAACCATGTCCCTTAGCACCACATCCatgtggcttttaaatccctccagggacaggaaCTCcatcttgttacttgggaagagcccagcacccacaaCCTCGTTTCCAAGAGCTGCAGAcagcagtgaggtctcccctcagcctcctcttctccaggctaaaccgccccaggttcctcagccgctcccagaacccctcGGCTCCAGTATTTTTCTCATATCTTTCATTCCTGCAAGAGgctttttctcctgcctttatTCTGTTGGGGTAGTGCTGGAGTGGAAAAAAGTAAGCACGAACCTCTTGAATTCCTAGAGATCTTGCTATGGGTACCTAGGACATACTTTGAAGAATTTAAGTGATGTGTGGCTGCAAGTAAATGATGATGCTTACCATCTTTAATGAACAGCCAGAACTGTTCTTCCCCGTTCTGTCACTGTGTCCAGAAACAACCTTAGCgtcatttcatttttcagagccTATGAGCATGCAGTCTTGGCTGCTGGGACGGATTTCCGTTCTGACAGGCTGTGGGAAATGTATATAAACTGGGAAAATGAACAGGGCAACCTGAGGGAAGTTACATCCATCTATGACCGCATCCTCGGAATTCCAACACAACTCTACAGTCATCACTTCCAGAGGTAACGAGACAACAGTGATGTGGTTAATGCTGTGGATTTCTTAAGTATGCGCTCACCTGCTTCTGTAAGGGCGAAAACTCTGGAACAAGAGCTTGAAATGTTTCTTGAGTGTTATATACATACTTATTTATGTACTCGTATGGTTGGATTGTTTCAAGGTATGGATGCACGATTCAGGGGTTTGAGTTTAGATTCACAGATTCTGTGGAATAGAATTTCAGATTTTGTGGAATAGAGGAGAGCCTTGGAGTTGCGAGGGAGAAGAGACGATGTCTTTGAGAAATCGGAACGAGCAGTTCTGAGCTTTAATTCCTCTAGTGATACTCACGTGTAGTGAGATGCTGATCGAATTGGTTAAAGAGAAGCCTTCAGTTAAGCTTTAGTTAATAGAATTGTGCATTATaatggagagggaaggaggaaccTTAGTTAAGTCATCCACCAGCATTCCCCGTAATTCCTACTGGTCTTCtagctttagaaataaaatatcttcctcTAAAAGTAATCCTGCCCTTTGCCATCAGTTTTGCACGGCAAGCGATCTGCCTTTGCCACTGCAGTTCATCACCCTTGCGTTTCCCTTTGGAACGTGAAGCTGTCATGGTCCCACAGGCAGCACAGTGGTGTTTTGTCCGTGTGTGGGCAGAAGCCGCGGTCCCACTGTCGCTCTTGATCAATAAAGTAATGCGGAGCCCTCTAGAGTTTATTGTCGTGAGGAGTATTGCAATGACATCCATGGAGTTCGTGTTGCCTTGTTGCTGCGTGTTGTTAGGTTTAAAGAACACATACAGAACAACTTGCCTCGCGACTTCCTGACTACCGAGCAGTTCGTTCAGCTGCGCAGAGAGCTGGCGTCCGTGAACGGCCATAGCGGGGAGGACATGCAGCCGGGAGACGACCTGCCCTCCGGCACCGAAGATATAACTGACCCTGCCAAGGTGTGTAGGCAAAGGATGCTCGTTGACGTTTCTTGCTGTGCTCTGGGGTAGAAAGGCGAGTTTATTGGCAGACCATTCCATACACCTGTAGCTGAGCTCTTCCCATAGTTCTCTTGTGTATCGTTGCTCTTTGGCTCCTGTGGTAACTGCTTATCTCTACAGGGTGTGCCTTTCCGGGTGCTAGAGGGGTTAAAGCATTAAAGAAGCTTTAAGAGTGAATTAGGTTGAACGTTAGGAGTGAATATTCATTCTTCTAGTTAGGTGAGGAGCTGTGGTCTAAGCAGGCTCTCTACCAGCAGCGCCCTGCGCAGGCTTGTAGCGTCCAGAGCTCTGTGCAGACCTGGAGGCCTCCAAAGGAGCTGCTCCCTGTGAAAGCGGGCGCGTACTGAAGCCAGGTTTGACTGGGATCCGGATACACCTGGGATCTCGAACATCTTTAACTTAAGGGCAAACCTGCAGAGAGCAAACCAGCTCAGTGGGGTTGTGCAGAGGGCCAAGGCGTCGTGTGGGCAGcatcctctcccttccctggcTGCTGAGGATAACCTTTAATGCATCTGTGATGCATGTGAGGTGTGGGTGTCGCTGCCATCGCATAGGGCATTCACGAGGTGCTGCGGTGTCTGCCTGTCTTACATTTCTAAACATTATGTTTTAGCTCGTCACCGAGATAGAGAACATGAGGCACAGAATCATTGAGATTCATCAAGAAATCTTTAACCACAATGAGCACGAAGTCAGTAAGAGGTGGACGTTTGAAGAAGCGGTAAGTTTGGCTTTGCTACATAAGGCAGCACGTGCAGGAGTGTTAAGACTGGTAGCTGGGAATTTTGAGGAACAGTTTTTGCTTCCGTTAAAACTGTCGTGGGCTTTGAACAAAGATGAAGTTTCagtcctctgctttttttcttgtgacaAGGCAACTTGTGCGGTCAGCTCCATCATCTGGTCATTTAAAACTCTTTCTTGGGAGAGGTGGGATGGAGTGTTGTTTACTAAGCTGTCTTTAAATATACCTGCGTGAAATGCTAGGTACGTTCGTGGCGCCTCGTGCGTCTGGGGTGCTGCAAAACACCAAGGGGACGAAGGTAATTCCTGTTGAACGGGGTAAGCTGTCCCAGAAGGAGAGTGGCATTTGTGTGGCTTTGTATTTTACCTTACACTCCTACACCTGAGATGAATTCCTGTTTTCCCCAAGCAGCCACCCCAACAGCCAGCTCCTGTGTAAGATGCATCAAAAGTAATCGATCAAACTGATACTTGATTGCTGCAAGTacagagctttttctttgtagaatgAAGTTTGGttacttttgaaaaaacaaatactATATTGCCTGGCACGGTTCTTGTTTCATatgaactttctttttaaaaagtacattgAAAGCCTGTCCTGGCTGTTTAGTGCAGAGGCTCCGTAGTGCATTCTGTGGTGTTAGAACTGTCAGGATGCTTACCGCACGTGGTGAGGGTCGGCTGGATAAGGCAAAGGAGCTCAGCTCTGGGTGCGGGCACAGCCTGCGGTGCTGCCGCAGGTTCCCCTGCGTCCCGGCAGCCTGCCGTGCTGCCGCCAACCCCACCAGTCACGGGCACTGGTTGCCGGTGCCACCACAGGGAGGGGAGTACTCAAAGCCGTCCCTGGAGCTGGGGAGGCTGAGACACACTGACGGCTCTGCAGAACGGCTCTGGGAGTGCCGGTGGTCTTGGCTTGGGAAACCTTACACTCTGGGTTATGGAAACTTGGGAACACTGCAGCTGGGGACGGGGTGAGAGATGGGGTGTCTGCTCCTGCGCTGGGCAGAATCAATACTACTTCTACCAGGAATATTCCTGCTCTGTTGATATGTTGGCTCTCTGAGGAGTCTGAAAGAGGAAATTCAACGTTTCTTTGTAAGGGACAGAAATCAGGTGGGTGGGCAGCAGGTGCCACCAGAGGGAAGGAGACTGCGCAGGCCTGTGTTACTGTGTTTAGCAGGAACTGTGCACTCGTGTGTTTGAGAGCGCTGGGCtccacagcagagctcagcGAGGAGCACGAAGGGAGTCGTTGGCTTTACGTTGCAGGTGGCCTTGAAGGATTGAGTGTTGCTGCTGAATTATTGTGTGTTCTTTATCCATTTGTATCTGTTTGTGTCTGAGATGGAACTGCAGTTCAGGAGAGAAATGATCAGGTACAGTTAAAGATAAGAGAGCGAAAAAGCCAAAGATGCTTCACTGTGGTTGGTTCAAAGTGATGTTTACATTCTGTGCTGAGCCTCCTCTTGTAACCGTTCATAAATGTGGGGTCTCACCTGCGTGGGGGATAATGGGCTCAATGTGAATGTTCAACGTGAAGTTCCAGTCGgtgctctgctttcctttggtAGCATAACTCATAGGTCAGACGCTGGCCCAGCAGTCGGTGCCACAGGGACGTGTGTGCAGGTGGGCAGCACCCGCTGTTGTTCTTGGTGTCACTGTTCTGTGGTGACTGTAGGTGTGCGAGGCAGTAAGTGCACTGAGCTGTGTCTCGGCTTCCATAAACACTGTTACTGACCTTAGAGCGTCTGACCAGTACTCGGCGAACCCGGCAGGCGTATTTGGACAGATAGTGAGGTACCATTCTGGGTGAATTAACTGGCATTTCTGGAGTCCTCTCTGGTGTTTGGGGCTGTTAAGCGACTTGATGGTGTGTTCTTGCAGATAAAGAGGCCGTACTTCCACGTAAAACCCCTGGagaaaattcagctgaaaaactgGAAAGAGTACTTAGATTTTGAGATAGAAAATGGCACTCACGAGCGTGTTGTGGTCCTCTTTGAAAGATGTGTTATTTCCTGTGCCCTCTATGAGGACTTCTGGATCAAGGTAAGGGACGGGGCTCGGCACCCACCTCCTGCAGACCGCACACCTTGACCTCGTGACTAACCTTTTGTACCTTGTGGAACGTTGTTCATGTATGACTATATCTGTTGCATTAGGAGATGGTCTGCTTGCAACCAGATTTGACTGCTGCATATGCCACCCTCGTTGCCTCTCTACGTCCTTCCTTACAGAAACTAGTCTAGTGGTTCCATAAAGGTGCTGAATGGgtttaaacaaaagaattttATCGTTCTGTCatgtttttaaaggcaaataCAAGCTTTAAACTCTCCCacctctgctctgttttcaaCTATAGTATGCCAAATACATGGAGAATCATAGTATTGAAGGCGTGAGGCACGTCTACAGCAGGGCTTGCACAATACACCTCCCTAAGAAACCAATGGTTCACATGCTGTGGGCTGCCTTTGAGGAGCAGCAGGGTAAGAGCCGCCTGCCTTTTTCCTGGGAGGGGTGCTGGTGTGAGGAGACTGTCGGATGGCTCATGTTTTAAAGCATCTTCACCGGTGTTTTAGGCAACATCGATGAAGCAAGAAGAATCTTGAAAACATTTGAAGAGTGTATTCTAGGGCTAGCGATGATTCGCTTGCGGAGAGTGAGCTTAGAGCGCAGACATGGCAACATGGAAGAAGCCGAGCACTTGCTCGAAGATGCTGTTAGGAACGCCAAATCTATTAGCGAAGCATCATTCTACGCCATCAAGTTAGCTCGGCACCTcttcaaagtacagaaaaacCTGCCAAAGGCAAGAAAAGTGCTGTCAGAAGCCATAGAGATCGACAAAGTATGTGTTCTCTTTGCTGTATTCAAAACGATCCCGGTGCTTTTCTGAACCGTTGCTTTTAAACGCGGCGACAATGATGACAGAAAACAGTAGCTGTAGGTAATGTTCCATTACCGCCTGGAGACACCAGTCCCTCTAAACTGACGTTGCCGTATTTGCAGCTTGCCGGTCTGGAAGCGTGCAAACGTTTTTCAGGAGCAGCACAGTGTGCTTCatgcctttgtttttcctttttagaatCCGAAATAGGATTGTTCACATCCTAAATAGGCATGTCCGCATCTCGGGGTGAACAAACCCGGTTCACTGTAGGCAGTACCCGCGGGTCGTGCTGTGTAACCACAGAAACCCTGGGCACTTCAAATACTCCGAGCTTGCTGTTAGCAGGGGTTTTGCATCTGTTCTTGGAGTGCTAGATCCTTCTCATCTGTGAAACAGACCGGGTCAAAGATGACCCATACGCGCAGACGATGTTTTATTGAGTATTGTAGTGTATATTTATGACATAAGCGTTCTGGTAGATGCACAGTCGTTAAATGCCTGCCATGAGAGGTGTACAGCTTCTAACGTATCTTTTgcacaggaaaacacaaagctgTACCTCAACTTGCTGGAAATGGAGTACAGCGGGGATCTCAAGCAGAACGAAGAGAACATCTTGAGCTGTTTTGATAAAGCCGTCAATGGCGCGTTGTCTATGAAAATGAGGATTACGTTTTCTCAGCGAAAAGTGGAATTTCTTGAAGATTTTGGTTCTGATGTGAACAAGTAAGATGTAAACTGCACAGTGGGCAAACTAGGGTCCCAAAAGAGTGCTAGAGGTGGCAGGGAAGGGTCAGTGGCATCCGCCAAACTGGTTCCTGTGCCGTCAGCTCTCTGTTGAGGGCTTGCTATTTTTCTAAACCAAATCCctgtttttaaacaagaataCCTTTCCAAAAGATATATCCCCTTTATTTCTGAAGTACTTAACACCTCAGAGGAAGATTGTGCCGCCTGTAACTTCTTTCATCCTGTGGTTTTCTCCTGTCGAGTTTGGAGAGGAGGATGCTCCTCTGAGAGAAGGCAAAGTGCCTTGGGACAGAGGGGTAAGCAGATACTTGGTGCTccgggagctgctgcctgagGCCCCAGAGCTGCGCTGATCTGCTTCTTCTCTGTCAGAAGCATTCCCAGCGCTGTGCTTGCATGGGAGGAGCAGATACCAGGAGTGCAGCTTCTTAATTAAATACCAGAtagatgtttttcctcttaGTTCTCTGCTGTGATCCAAGCACCTGTTTTTATTTGCGGTTTGCAGCTTGGAAGGAGTAGCCAGGAGGTGTTTCTGCCTGTTTTGAACACTGAGCGGCCTCCCTTTCTGCTGCCTGTGGCCCTGTTAACTTGCAGGGCTGCTGTACATTACGAGTTTGGGACCACAgaccaaagaaaatgaagtttctggTTCCCAAATAATACTGGAGCACAGAACACGATAGGGAATAGGGAATTCTTTCACTGACAGTAATACTGACAGAGCAGCAGTAATACGTAAGTATTACAGTTCCAAAGTATAATACTTGCTTCCCGTATTTAGAGAACCATCGGTCCCCAAATACCAGGGATGCGATGGCATCAGCTGTGGGAATGCAGCAGCTGCATCACCAACAAGTATTAGAACACATCTTTGCATAGGAACCGTACAAATGGACAGCACAAAGTGTGGGAGAGGTTGAGGAAGCTGGGAATTTCTGAGATAACAGAAAGCCTCTCGCTGTGCGCTGTGGAATCCGCCTTACAATTAAGTTTTTGGCTTTCCCATCTCCATGGTTGATCAGTCATTACCAGCTGTTTCTGATTGAGTTTGATTTAGAGTGGGTTTGTGTTGTTACGGTTTGAAGTTGGGACTTTATGACCGTTGCTTGTGtctttaaaacatttacatGAAAGCGGTGAGGAAAGCTGTGTTACTTTTGTGACCCTCAGGCTGTTGGATGCCTACGACGAACACGAAGCGCTTCTGAAGGAGCAGGAGTCGCTGAAGAGGAGAGCGGAGAACGGGTAGGAGGCTGCTCACGGGCTGCGGGGTGGCTGGAGCACGCACGGCGTGGCAGAGCCATCACAGACACTTTGACAGCCGCTCAGAGAACCATCTGGGGCTGTATTTAGTCTatgaatacataaaaatatcttgttcAGCTTTAATACCTTGAAGCCTGTACTGAGCAGGGCTGCCCTGTTGGCTACAACAATTGGAAACAGAATTAgtagaaaataacatttttggtTCCCTTTCACAGAGGAGCTGAACAGCACTGGTAAAAGTAACTTAGTAACTTGTTGTCTGAGCAGAGAGGCTGTTTTTGCTCTCTCAGTGGGAGCACCACAGCAGTTTGAAGCCCGGGCTGCTGTTCTGCAGCCCTCTTTGTCTCTCAGTCTAGTTTGGTTCCCCTGTGTGGACAGGGCCCCAAGCCTGAAAACATTCCCTCCCCTTACCGGATACAATATTCCTCATGGGAGGACGTGCTCAGAATTCAACCTGAGATACCGTTTACCAGCATGTGTTAACCCTGCAGATTGGAGGAGCCGGATGAGAAGAAGATGCTGACGGATGACCCGACCATGGTGTCAGCACAGATGATGGATGGAGACATGCAGGTCAACCAGGCAGCATACAACTACAACGCCTGGTACCAGGTGGGTGTGCGCTTCCGTTGTTGCCTtctgctccctccctctctcctcccgcATGGATTCTGAAAGGGAAGGGACGAGGAGCCACAGCGCAGGCAACAAGGCGGGGTCTGAGCACAAGAGTGAAGccccagcctgtccctgccccataTTGGAAGGCTCAGCACGTGCACCTTCTT contains these protein-coding regions:
- the PRPF39 gene encoding pre-mRNA-processing factor 39 isoform X1, with protein sequence MENTDNTEEEKPTVSNDSADNVAEMTTEEQQMDFSTEIMSVTEMEQSPDSSPDLNEDNTQESEIPNIESLQTSDVEAGFPPDFDKFWKVVEDNPQDFTGWVYLLQYVEQENHLPAARKAFDRFFTHYPYCYGYWKKYADLEKRHDNVKQSDEVYRRGLQAIPLSVDLWIHYINFLKETLDPADPETNSTIRGAYEHAVLAAGTDFRSDRLWEMYINWENEQGNLREVTSIYDRILGIPTQLYSHHFQRFKEHIQNNLPRDFLTTEQFVQLRRELASVNGHSGEDMQPGDDLPSGTEDITDPAKLVTEIENMRHRIIEIHQEIFNHNEHEVSKRWTFEEAIKRPYFHVKPLEKIQLKNWKEYLDFEIENGTHERVVVLFERCVISCALYEDFWIKYAKYMENHSIEGVRHVYSRACTIHLPKKPMVHMLWAAFEEQQGNIDEARRILKTFEECILGLAMIRLRRVSLERRHGNMEEAEHLLEDAVRNAKSISEASFYAIKLARHLFKVQKNLPKARKVLSEAIEIDKENTKLYLNLLEMEYSGDLKQNEENILSCFDKAVNGALSMKMRITFSQRKVEFLEDFGSDVNKLLDAYDEHEALLKEQESLKRRAENGLEEPDEKKMLTDDPTMVSAQMMDGDMQVNQAAYNYNAWYQYNYQNAWNYGQYYHPT
- the PRPF39 gene encoding pre-mRNA-processing factor 39 isoform X2; this encodes MQGPLRFEDQDSARGDQNIAMFYPTSTQMVYRRGLQAIPLSVDLWIHYINFLKETLDPADPETNSTIRGAYEHAVLAAGTDFRSDRLWEMYINWENEQGNLREVTSIYDRILGIPTQLYSHHFQRFKEHIQNNLPRDFLTTEQFVQLRRELASVNGHSGEDMQPGDDLPSGTEDITDPAKLVTEIENMRHRIIEIHQEIFNHNEHEVSKRWTFEEAIKRPYFHVKPLEKIQLKNWKEYLDFEIENGTHERVVVLFERCVISCALYEDFWIKYAKYMENHSIEGVRHVYSRACTIHLPKKPMVHMLWAAFEEQQGNIDEARRILKTFEECILGLAMIRLRRVSLERRHGNMEEAEHLLEDAVRNAKSISEASFYAIKLARHLFKVQKNLPKARKVLSEAIEIDKENTKLYLNLLEMEYSGDLKQNEENILSCFDKAVNGALSMKMRITFSQRKVEFLEDFGSDVNKLLDAYDEHEALLKEQESLKRRAENGLEEPDEKKMLTDDPTMVSAQMMDGDMQVNQAAYNYNAWYQYNYQNAWNYGQYYHPT